CAGGAAGTGACAGAGCGTGTCCAGACAGCAGTTGCAAGACTGACCACAGATGCAAAACGTCTGTTAGAGTTTGTGGGAGGAGACGTCACGGAGAGTTTTGATGATTTTGAAAAAATGGCAGATGATTATAATGAAGATGCAAACTATGTTGAAGAACTTGTAACGGATTTCAGCGCGGCATCCGAACAGCTTTTAGCTTCGGTCAGCGGAGTGGTTGCAAACATTCAGGAGGTAACGAAAGCTGCAAATGATGGTGCGGCAAGTACCGGAAGCATTGCAGAGCGTGTTACCAATGTTGATAGACAGGCAGAAGATATGCGTGAACTGATGAAACAGACGCAGGAGGCATCTTTGATGTTGAGGAAGGACACAAAGAAATTTACGGTTGCATAGACAGGATCAATCTATTGTAAAAAATATTTTGGATAAAGTAAAAATTAGGACTGCACCACCATTTACTAATTTTAAAAGTTCAAGTAAAATATAAGTAAAAAAAGCAAAATTATGCTTTGTAAGACAGGGAGACTTATATGTTACGGGAAAAGATCAAAAATTGGAAAATGGGACTGGCTGCAGTCCTTGTTTTTGTTCTGGTTTTGGGAATGATGGGGATGTCCGGCAGTGTGAAGGCGGCAGACCAGACGGACTCTAAAATGATTGATATCATGTTTGTGCATGATACACATTCCCATCTGAACAGTTTTTCAACGGTAGTGGACGAAAAACAGGAAATGATCGGCGGGTTCGCAAGGATCAAGACGCTGATCGATGAACAAAAGGAGAAAAATCCGGATACATTAGTAGTGGATGGTGGAGATTTTTCCATGGGAACGCTGGTGCAGACCGTTTTTGAGACACAGGCGGCAGAGATTCGGATGTTAGGGGCACTGGGCTGCGAGGCGACAACACTTGGCAACCATGAATTTGATTATCGTTCAAAGGGACTTGCTAAGATGCTTGAAACCGCGGCGGAAAGCGGAGATACCGTGCCGGAGCTTCTTGTCTGTAATATCAACTGGGATGCCATGGAACAGCAGGGACTCTCAGAAGGACAGCAGCAGATCCGTGATGCATTTACGGAATACGGTACGAAAGATTATGTGATGGTGCAAAAGGGCGATGTCCGGGTGGCGCTGCTTGGCGTATTCGGAAAAGATGCACTGGCATGTGCACCGACCTGTGAACTGCAGTTTACGGATCCGGTGGAAGCAGTAAAAAAGACTGTAGCTGAAATTAAGAAAAACGAAGATGCGGATATTATCATCTGTCTTTCCCATAGTGGAACTTCAGAAGATGAGTCAAAGTCAGAGGATGAAATTCTTGCAAAAAAAGTGCCGGATCTGGATGTGATCATCAGTGGACATACGCATACAAAACTGGAGGAGCCGATTGTACATGGGGATACCTATATCGTTTCCGCAGGGGAATATGGCAAGTACTTAGGTTCCTTATCGCTGGAACAAAAGGATGATGGGCGATGGGGCATGAAAGAATATCAACTTACTCCGATCGAGACAGATATTGCGGAAGATGCTGCAACACAGGAAGAAATCAATTCTTTTATGGCGACGGTGGATACCGATTATCTGGCACAGTTTGGGTTTACGAGAGAACAGGTACTTGCGGAAAATGATGTAGCATTTGACAGCCTGGAGGATCTCTACAACATCCATACCGAGCATAATCTGGGGGATCTCATCGCAGATGCCTATGCTTATGCGGTCACAAACAGTACGGATTATAATGGCACTCCCGTGGATGTGGCGATCGCGCCGAGTGGAACGATCCGTGATACCTATACAAAAGGAAACATTACGGTGGAGGATGTGTTTAATTCGTTTTCACTTGGAATCGGTGCGGACGGTGTGCCGGGGTATCCGCTGATCGAAGCATATCTGACAGGAAAAGAGTTAAAAACTGTGGCAGAAATCGACGCATCCGTGTCTGATCTGATGACATCTGCACGTTTGTATATGTACGGTTTGCAGTTTACTTACAACCCGCATCGTATGATCTTAAACCGTGTTACCGATGTGTATCTGCTGGATGCAGATGGCAATCGCAGGGAGTTAGAAGATGATAAAATGTATCGCGTGGTGGCAGATCTTTACAGTGGGCAGATGCTGTCTGCGGTGACGAAAACATCGTATGGACTGTTGTCTGTTGTGCCGAAAAAGGCAGATGGAACACCGATTGAAAATTTTGAAGATGTGATTTTGACAGATAATGGCGGGGAATTAAAGGCATGGACGGCGATCGCACATTATATGGAGTCGTTTCCGGATGAAAATGGAGATGGAATTGCGGATATTCCACAATATTATGCCGGATTGCATGAAAGAAAAGTGGTAGATGATTCGTCTGATCTCATAAAATTAATAAAAAATCCGAATAAATATGCCGTCATGATCGCAGGAATCGTATTGATCGCTATTTTACTGGTTGTTTTGCTGATACGGTTAGTGTTAAAATTAGTAAAATATCGAACAGGAAAAAGTTTATAGGTTATTGAAAGGCATGGTTATTAACATGAGTGCGCAGGACAGAACAGAAGAAATTTTAAGACAGATGCATATACTGCTTGCAGGCAGTGAGTCTTATGACGGTATTGGCAGTAAAATTATCCTTGATAAAAAAAGAATGTTAGAACTGCTTGCTGAGTTAAATAAGGCTATCTATGCCATGATGGATGAGTACGAACTGACGACACAGGGGAAAGACCGTGCCAGACGCGAGGCAGCGAAGATTGGGGAAGATATCTTAAAAGATGCCAGTGGAAAAGCAGAGGATGTGTATGCTGCGTCCGTTATGTATACAAATGAGGCATTGCGTCATGTGCAGGAGATCATGCAAAGGGCGACAGATGCCATGCAGGAGATTTATAAGGATGCCAATGAAAAGCTCCAGAAAGAAAAAGATATTGTAAGGCGTGATCAGTCAGATCTGAAAGGGCATCTGCAGAATCTTGCCGATACGGATAAATATTTAAATTTGATTGAGGATCGCAACCGTGAGATTGAGAAGGAAAGAGCGAAAGAAAAGGGTGAGATGGAGCCATCCCCTTATACTGCGGTCAAACCGGAGATCAGAATCAATCAGGAGTATTTTGAAAAAGCGGGAATTGTGTCGGAAAATGAACAGGTGGAAGAAATTCCGGAAGATACCCGGGAGGAAAGTACTCCGAAAGCGGAAGTAAATGTAAATGTCAATCTGGATGCTGAGTATTTTCACTGGAAAGAGGGCGAAGAACATTCCGGTGAAAAGAAGCCGGAAAAACATTCTTTTTTTTCAAGACATCATAAAGATTAAAAGGAGAACGTGATGTTAGAAAAGCAGGAGAAAAAAGAATCTCACAAAAAATGGGAAAATCTATATGTTTTTACGGGACGGAAAAGTGACCTGACAACGATGATTTCCATTGCAGTCATAAATCCGATGATCCTGTATGTTTTTATCGGGTATGTGGCAGGCAAAAAGATCAGCCTGTCAGCGTTGTTTCTTATTATTGACGGAGTATTGTTTTTACAATGGGGACTGCTGGTAAAAAGACGCAAAAGAAAGCTGGAGATGCCAATACAGGGAGAGGCAGAACGAATGGATGCCATCAGGAAAAAAATAGATGAACTGGATAATGACTGACAAACAGAGGGAGACAGCCTTAATGGCCGTCTCCCTGTTTATATCCTGTATTGGAAATGATCTGCTGACTGTTAGAAAGCACGGTTGCAGATGGTGTGTAATTGTTATCATCAAATAAGAACTGATGTAATTGTGTGACGTTAGAGGCAAGATCACATGGAATAACAACATCACCGATCTTATCGTATTTGTGTGTTGTTTTTTCATATGGAAAACCGGTTGTATCGCCAATGTTATAACTGAAAATTTTTGCAGCAAGGGCAAGCAGATCCGTGTTAGAAAAACTTGTCTGAATATCTCCGAAAGCTGCGTTGATCAGTTTGTTGAGTGTCAGAATATTGGATTTCTGGGCTTTTTGCATCATTGCAGTTAAAACGGTACGCTGACGTTCTGTTCTGCGGTAGTCATCACCGCCACCATAACGGATTCTTGCGTAGGCACATGCCTGTACACCATCTAAGGTGTAAGTTCCACCGGAAGCCGGTGGGGTGGAATTGTGGCCGGTCAGCTCATTTAACTCTCTCATATAACCGGTCATCAGGCTTGCCTCATCGTCTGTGATCGTGATATCCACACCGCCTAAAAGGTCGACACATTCGATGATCGCATTAAAATCGACAGTTACATAATCTGTGATTGCAAGGTCAAGATTTGTATTCAGCATGGAGAGTGCCTGTTCCGGGCCGCCTTTTGCGTATGCTGCATTACATTTCTGATAAGTACCGCTGCCAGTATCTAAATAAGAATCGCGGTAGACGGATACCAGATTGATCGTATGCTGTTTTGTATCAATGTTCGCTAACATGATGACATCGCTGTTTCCCTTGGAGAGACTGCCATTGGAACGATTGTCAAGTCCGAAGAGAGCGATCGTTTTGTAATGAGCCATCGATTCTTTTGTCTCATCGGAGAGGTCATCATTGATGGAGACATCGTTCATGTCTAACTTATTTTTTTCAATTTTAGATAATTTGGTTGTGATAAAAAGGGCAATGGCGAGGAGCAGAATGATCACAAACTCCAGAATAAGGAGCATGATCTTTTTCTGCTTCCTGCTTTTGCCTGCAGTGTGCACATTTTTTTTCATAAGAATCCTCCATTCCTGCGCTGTCTTTTTAATAAAAACAACGTTTTTATTTGCATATCAAGTTTGTGCGTAAGCACAAATCTTGCGTGTGAAAAATGTATTTTTTCACACTATCCTCCATTTTGTGTAAAACTCTTTGTATTTACAGGAAGGATGTGGAAAAGTCACGGACTTCCTGTCTATACCTGTGTGGGTACGAAAGATATCATAAGGCGGTTGTACTTTTAATGCAATAAAGTATTTCTTAAATTTGAGGTAAATTTCTTAAATTAAATTAAGAAATGTGGGAAATACTGCATATGCAGCAGCAATTTAAAGGAATATTAAGAAATCCGCTCTATAACAATTTAAACTTTCCTGTTAAAATAAATGTAAAATCTGGTGTAATACTTAAAGTAAGACACAAAAAGAAGCGGAGGTTCTTATGCAGACAATTTTAGTGTGTGATGATGATAAGGAAATCGTAGAGGCGATCGAGATATATTTACAGCAGGAAGGATACCATATTTTAAAGGCGTATGACGGTGAGGAAGCATTGGAAATCTTAAAAGAGAATGAGGTTCATCTTCTGATCATGGATGTGATGATGCCGCGCCTTGACGGAATCCGTGCAACTTTAAAGATACGTGAGGAAAGCAGTATCCCGATCATTATTTTATCCGCAAAAACGGAGGATGCAGATAAGATTTTAGGTCTTAATATAGGTGCAGATGATTATGTGGAGAAACCGTTTAATCCTCTCGAACTGGTAGCAAGGGTCAAATCGCAGTTAAGACGTTATACCCAGCTTGGAAATGCGGCAGAAAACAGCGCATCTGTGTATACAGTGGGAGGATTGTCGATCAATGATGACTTAAAAGAAGTTACGGTGGATGGCGAAGTTGTAAAACTCACACCGATCGAGTATAACATTCTTCTGCTTTTAGTCAAAAATCAGGGAAAGGTATTTTCTATTAACCAGATTTATGAGAGCATCTGGAATGAGGATGCGATCGGGGCAGATAATACGGTTGCAGTGCATATCCGGCATATTCGTGAAAAAATCGAGATCAACCCAAAGGAGCCGCGTTATTTAAAGGTTGTGTGGGGTGTTGGATATAAGATTGAAAAGAACTGATTCTGGGGAGATTCCGTGCGCTGGTATATAGAATAAGACCCTGCACGGAGATGGAGACTTCATATGGAAAAAAAATCATACACATATGGCAGTAAGTTAGCAGGCATGATCCTGCATCTGTTTTTTACGGTAATCCTCACGATCGCCGTATATCTTCTGGCATCGTTGATCAGTAAAAATATTCTGCAGGTAACGGATATCGGAACAGATGATTTTTTTAATTCCGGATACTATACAAAATGTATGGAGCAGAAATGCAGTGAACTGACCGATTACCTTCATCTGTTACAAAAAGGTGATAAGCGGAGTGCGGAGGACGATAAGCGTTATCTGCAGTATACAAATGAGTTTAAGCGTGAAGACACCAATTTCTGTTACTGGTATAAACAGAATGGGGTGTGGTATACCAACCAGCCGGATTCAGTGGAAGGTCAGGAGTTTGATACACAGACCGTTCTCATGGAGGCAAAGACCATGGGAGATTATCTGCTCTATGATATGGAGAAAAAGGAATTTGGCACCGATATCCGCGGCATGGAAAATTATTTTTTTGGCAGTTACAACAATCAGATGTATCTGCCGTTAGAAAATGTGGTGCTTGTGATCGGGGTGGATACGGATCTGACGGCAAAAGATGATCTGTATGATGCCGAGGTGGAATATGTAAGACTGCATCCGTGGATCAAAGTCAGTATCGTTGCGGCATTGGTCAGTCTGATGGGATGGGTGTTAAGTCTTGTATATCTGACACTTGCGACCGGACACAGGGATGGAGAAGAAGGAGTTCATCTTAATTTTATCGACCGGATAAAAACGGAGATCGTGACCGCCGTTTTTATTGCAGCAACCAGTGAACTTATCATGCTTTTGTCCCATGTAAATAATAAAACATGGAATGTATCAGGACTTCTTGTTGCATCGGGAACGGTCAGTCTCTTAATTGATGTTCTGTTTCTTATTTTTTACCTGAGTATGGTACGCCGGATGAAGGCGGAAGTGATGTGGGAAAACAGTCTTGCATGCTGGCTTGTAAGGGGAATGGATAAGTTCTTTGAGAAGAGGACGGTAACGGTACGTGTGCTTGTTGTCTTTGCAGTTCACATGATCGTCTGTTTTGTGCTTGCCATGGGAGCATTTTATTACCACCAGGTGATCTGTCTGGTGCTGCTTCTGATCTTCAGCGGAATGGAGGCATATGCGCTGCTTCGGTCTGCGGTTGAGCATTATCAGGTGTATGAGGGTGTGGAGAAAATTACAGAAGGTGTGTTAAGCAATAAGATTGACACAGAAGGGCTGCATGGAGAAGATAAAAAACTTGCAGAGGCGATCAACAATATCGGCAGCGGTCTTTTACATGCGGTGGATGACAGTACGAAAAACGAGCGTATGAAAGCAGATCTGATCACGAATGTTTCACATGATATTAAAACACCGTTAACCTCCATTATTAATTATGTTAACCTGATTAAACTTGAACAGATTGATAATGAGCGAGTGAATGGCTATATCAGGATCTTAGATGCCAAGTCACAGCGATTAAAGCAGCTTACCGAAGATCTGGTCGAGACATCACGTATTACGTCCGGAAATGTCAAACTGGATATGCAAAAGATAGATCTGGTGGAACTCATTTATCAGACCGCAGGTGAATTTAACGAAAAATTTGAGGCAAAAGAGCTGACGATCGTTACAAAACTTCCGAAAACGGAAGTAATGATCCGTGCGGACGGCAGACAGCTGTACCGTGTGATCGAAAACCTTTATAATAATGTTGCAAAATATGCATTGGAAAAAACCAGAGTTTATGTGGATGTGCATGTGCTTGAGGAAAAAGTGACATTTTCCATTAAAAATGTATCGGAGCGTTCACTTGCACTGGAAAACAGCAATGCGGGAGATCTGACAGAGCGTTTTATCCGTGGGGATGCTTCAAGGACAACGGAAGGAAGCGGACTTGGACTTTCCATTGCAAAAAGCCTGACACAGCTTATGGGAGGAATCTTTTTTATCGGCGTGGACGGGGATCTGTTCAAGGCATCGATCACGTTCCCGCTTTACAGAGAAACACAGCAGGAAAATGATATAGATGAATAAGATAGCTGCCGCCAGACAGCAATCTGTACTTTCAAATGCTTTCGGTTTAACGTGTAAAAGTACTTGATTTTTATTCATGCTGTCTATATAATTCAAGATAATAGAAAAATGGGCAAAAGAATGGAGGAAACCATGAAATTATACGATAGAGGTGTATATCTCGTAAATGGAAATGAACTGGTGCAGGATGGTGCAAATGCCATTGAAGAGGTCAGAAAAAAGACCGGTGCAGCAGTGACAAAAGATCAGGCAGCAGAAAATACGATTGCTTATGGCATCTTAAAAAATCATAATACATCCGGCAATATGGACAAACTTCAGATCAAGTTTGACAAACTGACATCCCATGATATCACATTTGTCGGAATTATCCAGACAGCAAGGGCATCAGGATTAGAGAAGTTTCCAATCCCATATGTACTGACCAACTGTCATAACAGTCTCTGTGCAGTCGGAGGAACGATCAACGAAGATGACCACATGTTTGGTTTAACCTGTGCAAAGAAATACGGCGGAGTTTATGTACCTCCTCATCAGGCAGTTATCCATCAGTTTGCACGTGAGATGCTTGCAGCAGGCGGTGCGATGATTCTTGGTTCTGATTCCCACACACGTTACGGAGCGCTTGGCACCATGGCAGTCGGGGAAGGTGGTCCGGAGCTTGTAAAACAGCTTTTAAATAAGACTTATGATATCGACATGCCGGGTGTGATCGGTGTTTATCTGACAGGAACACCGGCAAAAGGTGTCGGACCGCAGGATATTGCACTTGCTATTATCGGAGAAGTGTTTGACAAGGGGTATGTAAAGAATAAAGTCATGGAGTTCGTCGGACCTGGCGTTGCAAATTTAAGCGTCGATTTCAGAATCGGTGTGGATGTTATGACCACAGAGACAACCTGTCTTTCCTCCATCTGGCAGACAGATGACAAAGTAAAAGAATTTTATGCGATCCACGGCAGACCACAGGATTACAAAGAGTTAAATCCGGGCAGCGTGGCATATTATGACGGAATGATTGAGATCGATCTTTCAAAGATCAAACCAATGATCGCAATGCCGTTCCATCCAAGCAACACTTACACGATCGAAGAGTTAAATGCCAACCTGATGGATATCTTAGATGACTGTGAGAAACGTGCAGAGGTAAGTTTTGATGGTGCGGTCAAACTTGACTTAAAGAGCAAAGTAAGAGATGGAAAACTGTATGTAGACCAGGGTATCATAGCAGGCTGCGCAGGCGGTGGATTTGAAAATATCTGTGATGCCGCAGACATCTTAAAAGGCGCAAGCATCGGACCGGATGAGTTTACTTTAAGTGTATACCCGGCAAGTACACCGATCTACATGGAATTAGTAAAGAATGGTGCAGTTGCATCCCTGATGGAGACAGGTGCGATCGTTAAGACTGCATTCTGCGGACCGTGCTTTGGCGCTGGCGATACACCGGCAAACAATGCATTTTCCATCCGCCACTCTACAAGAAACTTCCCGAACCGTGAAGGTTCTAAGGTACAGAAAGGACAGGTTGCTTCCGTTGCTCTCATGGACGCCCGTTCCATTGCTGCAACAGCCGCAAATAAAGGATTTTTGACAGCTGCAACAGACGTTGATGTGAACTTCACCAAACCGAAGTATTTCTTTGATAAAAATATTTATGCAAACCGTGTCTTTGACAGCAAGGGTGTAGCCGATCCTTCCGTTGAGATCCAGTTTGGACCAAACATCAAAGACTGGCCGGCAATGAGTGCATTACCGGAAAATATAGTATTAAAGGTTGTATCCGAGATCCACGATCCGGTAACGACTACCGATGAGCTGATCCCATCCGGAGAGACATCTTCCTTCCGTTCTAACCCGCTTGGACTTGCAGAGTTTGCACTTTCCAGAAAAGATCCACAGTATGTTGGCCGTGCAAAAGAGATCCAGAAAGCGCAGAAAGCGTTAGAAGCCGGAAACTGTCCGTTAGAGGCAGTAGAAGAGTTAAAACCGGTTATGGATGTCATCGATAAAGTGTTCCCGGAAACAAAATTTGAGGATAACCATTCCAATGGTGAGATCGGTTTTGGAAGTACGATCTTTGCAGTAAAACCGGGCGATGGTTCTGCACGTGAGCAGGCTGCTTCCTGCCAGAAAGTACTTGGCGGCTGGGCAAACATTGCAAATGAGTATGCAACGAAACGTTACCGCTCGAACCTGATCAACTGGGGTATGCTTCCATTCATTATTCCGGAAGGCGGGCTGCCGTTTAAGAATCTTGATTATTTATATATTCCAAATATCCGTAAGGCGGTTGAGGACAAGCAGTCTGAGATTACGGCATATGTGATCAAAGATGGAAAAGCAGAAGAATTTAAACTTGGACTTGGTGCGATGACCGATGATGAGAGAGAAATCATCTTAAAGGGTTGTCTGATCAATTATTACAGAGGGTAAAACCGCAGACTGATATTTTGGGGCATCGGCGCATGAGCACCGGTGTCCCTTTTTGCAAAATCCAGTAATTAATAAAAATTTCAGCAAAATCTGATTGCGTTACCTGTCTGCGAAGGTTATAATGAAAATATTAGATAAGACGGAGGATGGCAATTTGGACGAACAGGAGAAGATAAAAAAAACATCTCAGGAAACAGAATGGGAATTAAAACCACAGTATGTCATCATCGCACTGGTCGTATTTGTGACTTTCTGCTGTTGCATACTGTTTTTCTTTATGATCTACCGTTACAATGGATTCACAGACTTCTGGAAGAAGCTGTCTTTGATCTTACAGCCGATCATTATCGGTGTAGTGATCGCATATCTGTTAAATCCAATCATGAAATTTTTAGAGGGACACCTGTTTAAGTTTTTAGAGCCGCGGATGAAAAGCAAACGTCAAGCGAAAAAGACGTCACGGGGAATTGCAATTACCGGATCGCTGGTATTTTTAGTGGGAATCTGTGTGCTTTTGGTGGCGGCGATTGTTCCATCTATTTCTGAGAGTATCCAGAGCATGATCACATCGTTTCCACAGGAAGCAAAGGATCTGACGAAATGGGTAGACGAGGTGACAAACGGTGATACGGAATTTGCGTCCATGATACAGCAGGGCGTGGACAAAATAACGGATACGGTTGAGACCTTTTTTGAAGATGATATTTTTTCAAAGGTACAGACCTATCTTACATCGATCACAAGCGGTGTCATCTATGGAGTCAAGTTTGTTTTAAATGTGATCATCGGTCTGATCATTTCAGTTTATGTGATGGCGGACCAGGAACATTTTGCCGGACAGGCGAAAAAGATCGTATATGCACTGTTTAAACCGGTGCGTGCTAATGTCATTGTTGATACTGTCCGTAAGAGCAATGAGATTTTCAGTGGATTTATCAGTGGTAAAATATTAGATTCGGCGATCATTGGTGTGCTCGCCTATATCGTGCTTGCAATCATGAAGATGCCGGATACGGTGTTAGTCGCCGTGATCATCGGTGTCACCAATGTTATACCGTTTTTCGGTCCGTTTATCGGTGCGGTGCCGTCCTTTATCATTATTGTGCTGCAGAATCCGATACAGGGATTATATTTCCTGATCTTTATCGTTGTTTTACAGCAGATCGACGGAAATATCATTGGACCGAAGATACTTGGAAGTTCTACCGGATTATCGGCATTCTGGGTTGTGTTTGCAATTCTGGTATTTGGCGGATTATGGGGATTCCCGGGAATGTTGCTCGGAGTGCCACTTATGGCAGTAATTTATTATATTGCACAGAAAACAGTGTCTTATTTATTGAAAAAACGCGGACTTACAGCAGATACATCGGCATATGTATATCTGACAAAAGTTGACAGGGAGAGCAACCAGCCGGTTTATGATAAGAATCCGACCAAAAAAGAGCTGAAAAAGCATCGCGAAAAGCATATAGAAGAGAGTAAAAAAGAAGAAAAAGATCAATGATAGAAAAGAGGGGGAGCAGACTGCAAACCCCCTTTTTTTGCGTGTATCATAGCATTTTTTCTTAGATTAATTTTTGACATCTATATGTGCGTATGATAAACTAAGAACAAAAGAAGCAGCAAAAGAATAGCGCGTTCAAAGGTGGCATAATTTTGGATAAATATGAATATAAATTAAAACTGGATCAGATGAAATCACTGACTGCCGAACATAATTATGAAAAGGCAGCAGAGATAGCTGATACGATCAACTGGAATAAAATAAAAAATGTAAATGCACTTGTAAAAGTTGGAGAAATTTATGAGAATACCGGTCGTTTGGAGGACAGCCGTGAAGTTTTGCTCATGGCATATGATAGATCACCGATTGGAAGGATGATCATTTTCCGTCTGGCAAAGGTTGCAATCAAAATGAAAAATTTTGATGAGGCGAAGGATTATTATCAGGAGTTTGTGGAGATCGCGCCGCATGATAATTTAAAATATGTGCTGAAATATGAGATCTGCAAAGCGCAGGGTGCAAATATAGAGACTCTGATCGGAATTTTAGAGGAGTTAAAAGAACAGGAATATACCGAAGAATGGGCATTTGAACTTGCATGTCTGTACCATAAAGCGGGTATGGCAGATAAGTGTGTGGAGGCATGTGATGAGCTGGTTCTGTGGTTTGGAGAAGGTCCATATGTGGAGCGTGCCTTAGAACTGAAGATGATCTATCAGCCATTAAATAAACAGCAGGAAGAAAAGTACCGGAGATTCTGTCAGAAACGTGAAGGTGTTGTTGAGGTCAGACCGGAGGAGGAACTTGATTCGGGGGAGATCGTTAATGAAACCGTGCAGATACCGGATGTGAAACTTTCACCGGAGCGGTTTAATACACAGAATCTGCAGGAAGAATTACAAAAAAGCATGCAGCAGATCATGCAGGCAACGGAAAAAGAAACCGTCACGGACAGTATGGATAATATCAAAAAACTCGTGGAGGAGATCCCTTATCTGCAGCTTCCGAAAGAAGAATATGATCAGTCCGGGGAAGATGAAAATAATCTGGCACATATAGAGTCGGATCACGAGATCGATGATTCATTAAAGATAAATTTTAAAGAGCTGCTTGCGGAAGAACATGACGGACAGCTTGGAATGTATATGCCGGAAAAAACGGCATTAGAGCATCAGATTACCGGTCAGATGAGTATTGAAGAAGTTCTTGCCGAGTGGGAAAAAACAAAATATGCTGCCGAAGTTGCATTAGAAGATGCAAAGCAGCGCAGACTTGAATCGGCAAAGGCACGCGCCCTGCAGGAAGCTGAAGAAATTATGGGACGCCTTGCTGATATTATTCCAAAACTTGATGCAGGCATTGCTCCGAAAGATATACTGCAGGATCAGTATATAGAAGGCAAGCCGCTGGAAAATGACAGGGCAGCAGCTATGGTTGCAAATATGAATCAGATCTTGCAGGAAGAGATCGAACGGATCTCGACTGAGACGGCAGACATTGATAAACAGCTTGCAAAGGCAGCCGGATCGGCAGCGACTGAAACCGCATCGCAGATAGCCGGATCGGTGGCGACGGAAACTGCACCGCAGATAGCCGGATCGGTGGCGGAAACCGCACTGCAGGCAGCTGCATCAGAGGAAGAAACGTCCGGGCAGGAAGAACCATCAGAACTGGAAGTGAATGAGGATGAGATCGCAGAAGAAGTATCAGAGATGATGCAGACCCCGGAGAATATGGAAATTCCTGAGGAGGATCAGCTACAGGAATCCTGGACAGAAGAGGAAAAGGAAGATTTTTCTCAAGCAGATCAGGAAGATGAAATGCCGGATGTAAGGGCACAAGAGCAGTCGGCAGATGATTATGATGTAATTACTGCCGATACGATCGACCTTGGAAAAGTGGTAACGGATCGGACATTAGCAGAGACAGTAGAACATACTGTTGACGCGGAAAGTGTTCTTCCACAGATCAGTGAGCCTGAAGATGAG
The Roseburia rectibacter DNA segment above includes these coding regions:
- a CDS encoding bifunctional metallophosphatase/5'-nucleotidase; protein product: MLREKIKNWKMGLAAVLVFVLVLGMMGMSGSVKAADQTDSKMIDIMFVHDTHSHLNSFSTVVDEKQEMIGGFARIKTLIDEQKEKNPDTLVVDGGDFSMGTLVQTVFETQAAEIRMLGALGCEATTLGNHEFDYRSKGLAKMLETAAESGDTVPELLVCNINWDAMEQQGLSEGQQQIRDAFTEYGTKDYVMVQKGDVRVALLGVFGKDALACAPTCELQFTDPVEAVKKTVAEIKKNEDADIIICLSHSGTSEDESKSEDEILAKKVPDLDVIISGHTHTKLEEPIVHGDTYIVSAGEYGKYLGSLSLEQKDDGRWGMKEYQLTPIETDIAEDAATQEEINSFMATVDTDYLAQFGFTREQVLAENDVAFDSLEDLYNIHTEHNLGDLIADAYAYAVTNSTDYNGTPVDVAIAPSGTIRDTYTKGNITVEDVFNSFSLGIGADGVPGYPLIEAYLTGKELKTVAEIDASVSDLMTSARLYMYGLQFTYNPHRMILNRVTDVYLLDADGNRRELEDDKMYRVVADLYSGQMLSAVTKTSYGLLSVVPKKADGTPIENFEDVILTDNGGELKAWTAIAHYMESFPDENGDGIADIPQYYAGLHERKVVDDSSDLIKLIKNPNKYAVMIAGIVLIAILLVVLLIRLVLKLVKYRTGKSL
- a CDS encoding LCP family protein; the encoded protein is MKKNVHTAGKSRKQKKIMLLILEFVIILLLAIALFITTKLSKIEKNKLDMNDVSINDDLSDETKESMAHYKTIALFGLDNRSNGSLSKGNSDVIMLANIDTKQHTINLVSVYRDSYLDTGSGTYQKCNAAYAKGGPEQALSMLNTNLDLAITDYVTVDFNAIIECVDLLGGVDITITDDEASLMTGYMRELNELTGHNSTPPASGGTYTLDGVQACAYARIRYGGGDDYRRTERQRTVLTAMMQKAQKSNILTLNKLINAAFGDIQTSFSNTDLLALAAKIFSYNIGDTTGFPYEKTTHKYDKIGDVVIPCDLASNVTQLHQFLFDDNNYTPSATVLSNSQQIISNTGYKQGDGH
- a CDS encoding response regulator transcription factor, which encodes MQTILVCDDDKEIVEAIEIYLQQEGYHILKAYDGEEALEILKENEVHLLIMDVMMPRLDGIRATLKIREESSIPIIILSAKTEDADKILGLNIGADDYVEKPFNPLELVARVKSQLRRYTQLGNAAENSASVYTVGGLSINDDLKEVTVDGEVVKLTPIEYNILLLLVKNQGKVFSINQIYESIWNEDAIGADNTVAVHIRHIREKIEINPKEPRYLKVVWGVGYKIEKN
- a CDS encoding sensor histidine kinase, with product MEKKSYTYGSKLAGMILHLFFTVILTIAVYLLASLISKNILQVTDIGTDDFFNSGYYTKCMEQKCSELTDYLHLLQKGDKRSAEDDKRYLQYTNEFKREDTNFCYWYKQNGVWYTNQPDSVEGQEFDTQTVLMEAKTMGDYLLYDMEKKEFGTDIRGMENYFFGSYNNQMYLPLENVVLVIGVDTDLTAKDDLYDAEVEYVRLHPWIKVSIVAALVSLMGWVLSLVYLTLATGHRDGEEGVHLNFIDRIKTEIVTAVFIAATSELIMLLSHVNNKTWNVSGLLVASGTVSLLIDVLFLIFYLSMVRRMKAEVMWENSLACWLVRGMDKFFEKRTVTVRVLVVFAVHMIVCFVLAMGAFYYHQVICLVLLLIFSGMEAYALLRSAVEHYQVYEGVEKITEGVLSNKIDTEGLHGEDKKLAEAINNIGSGLLHAVDDSTKNERMKADLITNVSHDIKTPLTSIINYVNLIKLEQIDNERVNGYIRILDAKSQRLKQLTEDLVETSRITSGNVKLDMQKIDLVELIYQTAGEFNEKFEAKELTIVTKLPKTEVMIRADGRQLYRVIENLYNNVAKYALEKTRVYVDVHVLEEKVTFSIKNVSERSLALENSNAGDLTERFIRGDASRTTEGSGLGLSIAKSLTQLMGGIFFIGVDGDLFKASITFPLYRETQQENDIDE